The region GACAACCTTTTTGTCCGTGAGGGCGTGCGCGCCCTGCTCTTGTTGGAGGACGACGTTGAGGTCGTCGGGACGGCGGCCGACTACGACGAGCTGATCGCCGGTGTCTTCGCCACCAACCCCCAGGTGCTGGTCACCGACATCCGGATGCCCCCGAGCTTCCAGACCGAGGGAATCGACGCGGCCAAGGCGGTGCGCAAGCGCAACAACGGAACCGGCGTGGTGATCCTGTCCCAGTACGACGACCCCAACTACGCGATCTCGCTGCTCAGCGAGGGGGCCGAGGGCTATGCCTACCTGCTGAAGGACCGAGTCGCCGAGGGCGACCAGCTGGCGCAGGCCATCCGCGAGGTCGCCGCCGGCGGCAGCAAGCTGGACCCCAAGATCGTCGACGCGCTGATCTCACCGGTCACCACCGACACCGACTCGCTCAGCACCGAGGAGGAGGAGCTGCTGCGGCTGGTCGCGGAGGGCCGGCCGATAAAGCGCATCGCCGCCGCCTTCAAGACCACCCCGGCCGACGCATCGGCCTCCATCGAGCGCCTGTTCCTCAAGCTCGCCCAGGGGGCCAGCACCGGTGCCGGAGGGGCGCTGCAGAGGCTGAAGATGCTCCACCAGGCGATTGTCGACCTGGACGAGCGGGGGGAGTCGATGAGCCGGCTGCTCCCGGGGGGCGTCGCCGACAAGCTGAGGCGGGAGGGCCGCAAGGTGGGGGAGACCGAGAAGCTGACGGTCACCGTGCTGATGTCCGACATCCGGGGCTACTCGACCATCGCCGAGCAGACCGA is a window of Actinomycetota bacterium DNA encoding:
- a CDS encoding adenylate/guanylate cyclase domain-containing protein translates to MPDQAPDRKKITVFLAEDNLFVREGVRALLLLEDDVEVVGTAADYDELIAGVFATNPQVLVTDIRMPPSFQTEGIDAAKAVRKRNNGTGVVILSQYDDPNYAISLLSEGAEGYAYLLKDRVAEGDQLAQAIREVAAGGSKLDPKIVDALISPVTTDTDSLSTEEEELLRLVAEGRPIKRIAAAFKTTPADASASIERLFLKLAQGASTGAGGALQRLKMLHQAIVDLDERGESMSRLLPGGVADKLRREGRKVGETEKLTVTVLMSDIRGYSTIAEQTDPSLLAGQLNIHRIEMNKAVGAGGGNVWQFVGDAVMAVFGAPLPQEDHADRSLATAEAMHAAQQEINRRWRAEGLAPFEMGIGLSTGEVAAALLGSEEHLEYSLVGDTVNMAQRLQQWAEPGQTVLSEATYRSLASPVQAEQLAPATVKGRSAPVLAYKLASKNPEDLTIG